In Halobacteroides halobius DSM 5150, the genomic window TATTCTAGCTTTAATCGAAGGTGCTATTTGAGGACCTCTTTGAGCAGAATTCCAATTAATCACTGCACCAACCTGAACTCCTTCTCTTAAACCATAAACACCTGCTACTAAATCTTGGCTATTCTCCCCAGTTACTCGTTGGTAATTTAAACTTAAATCTCCCGTGGTTAAAATATCAGCAGTTGGAATCGTCAGTAAATCATTCGGGCCAAACGCACCTACATTATGAGCATAACCTACCCCAGTAAAACTAAAGATTAAAAGAAAGACTAAACTAACAGTTATTCTCTTCATATTCCTTCCTCCTTAGATAATTTTTCTTTTAGTTGGGCTACCTCTTTTTCTAATTTTCTCATTTTACTTCTCATTTGTGGTAACTTTTTACGACTTGCTTTGATTCTTCTTTCAGCACGATGATCATGAGCTGGATAACCAGAGACAAAAGAACCAGCAGATATATCATTAGTAACTACACTATTAGTAGCTACAGTTACATTATCTTCAATAGTTAAGTGTCCTGCTACCCCAGTCTGACCAGCTAGAGTAACTCTCTCTTCTACTTTAGCACTGCCAGCAACTCCTACTTGAGCAATAATTAAACATTCTGGGCCAATCTCTACGTTATGTGCAATATGAATTAAATTATCCATCTTAGTTCCTCGACCAATAACTGTTGAACCAGTAGCAGCTCTATCTATTGTTACATTGGCCCCGATTTCTACATCATCCTCAACTATTACATCCCCAAATTGTGGCACCTTAACATGACCTTCTTCACTAGTCTCAAATCCATAACCTTCTGCACCAATTACAGTACCAGGATGAACCTCAACTCTCTCTCCTAGCTGACAATCATGTTCAACCACTACATTAGGATGTAAAATGCTCCCTGCTTCTATCCTTACATTTGTACCTACATAAACTCCTGGGGCTAAAACCACATCATCTGCAACCTTGGCCCCCTCAGCAATAACCACTCCTGGATGAATTGATACATTTGTTCCCACATCTGCCTGAGGACTAATAACAGCCTGCTTACTAATCTGGGAATTATAATAAGGACAAGAAATAAACTCCTTAGCAATTTTAGCAAAAGCTAAACGAGGGTTATCTACTACTATTACTGGTATATTAATCTCTAACTGAGATAACTTCTGATTTATAATGACAGCGGCTGCCCTTTGTTCTGCTTCTTTTAAAAACTTCTCATTTTGAGCAAAAGTAATCTGATTACTTTGAGCATTATCAGCGCCACCAACTCCATTAATCACTATTTCTTCCTTGCCAATAACTTCTCCTGTTACTAACCGGGCCAACTCCTTTAATTTCTTTCCCATATTTCTCCCTCCACAACTAGACCTAGATATGTAATAGGGAAGAACAAATGTTCTCCCCCTTACTATTATTTCTCTGAATCTAACTTTTTAATTACCTTATCTGTAATATTTGTTCCACCATACTTAACCTCTGTTTGATCTAATACTATATCATAATCTTTCTCCTGAGCTATTTCCTTTATAGCCTGCTTAATCTTATTTTTAAATTGATCTCTTAGTTTAGCTCGTAAATCATTAATCTTTAGATATAACTTTTGTTGTTTTTTTACTTTTTCACCTTGATTTAAGTCCTTACTTTCTTTTTGATAATTTTGCTGTAGCTGCTTAATTTCTTGGTTTAATTTCTTTTGGTACTCTTGGGCGCTCTTACTTTTAGTCCAGATTTTATCTTTATTAACTACGGCGACTTTTAATTTCTCTATTTTAGTTTTAATCTTAACCTTAGGCTTAGTATCCTGCTGAGCACAACCTACTAGTAATCCTAGTACAAGTATTCCTAATAAACTAATCTTAATTATTTTCTGTGACATTTATCTATTCCTCCTAGCTACA contains:
- a CDS encoding OmpH family outer membrane protein is translated as MSQKIIKISLLGILVLGLLVGCAQQDTKPKVKIKTKIEKLKVAVVNKDKIWTKSKSAQEYQKKLNQEIKQLQQNYQKESKDLNQGEKVKKQQKLYLKINDLRAKLRDQFKNKIKQAIKEIAQEKDYDIVLDQTEVKYGGTNITDKVIKKLDSEK
- the lpxD gene encoding UDP-3-O-(3-hydroxymyristoyl)glucosamine N-acyltransferase; amino-acid sequence: MGKKLKELARLVTGEVIGKEEIVINGVGGADNAQSNQITFAQNEKFLKEAEQRAAAVIINQKLSQLEINIPVIVVDNPRLAFAKIAKEFISCPYYNSQISKQAVISPQADVGTNVSIHPGVVIAEGAKVADDVVLAPGVYVGTNVRIEAGSILHPNVVVEHDCQLGERVEVHPGTVIGAEGYGFETSEEGHVKVPQFGDVIVEDDVEIGANVTIDRAATGSTVIGRGTKMDNLIHIAHNVEIGPECLIIAQVGVAGSAKVEERVTLAGQTGVAGHLTIEDNVTVATNSVVTNDISAGSFVSGYPAHDHRAERRIKASRKKLPQMRSKMRKLEKEVAQLKEKLSKEEGI